In a single window of the Pandoraea pulmonicola genome:
- the hrcA gene encoding heat-inducible transcriptional repressor HrcA — translation MLDQRAQTLLKTLIERYIADGQPVGSRTLSRYSGLDLSPATIRNVMVDLEALGFVASPHTSAGRVPTPRGYRLFVDTMLSVRPLEEAVHQLASQVQNRLQPAGPQQLVASAAQVLSNLSQFAGVVLTPRRSQTFRQIEFLRLSDKRVLLIIVTPEGDVQNRIILTEKDYSPAQLVEAANYLNAHFGGQSFDDVRAFLRGELDALRTDMSALMQAAVEAGSDAMADTTRESVLISGERNLLGVEDLSSNMERLRKLFDVFESKTSLLQLLDVSSRAEGVQIFIGGESSLVPIEEMTVVTAPYEVDGEVVGTLGVIGPTRMAYERVIPIVDITAKLLSHALSQH, via the coding sequence ATGCTAGATCAACGTGCGCAGACTCTCCTCAAAACCCTGATCGAACGGTACATCGCGGATGGCCAGCCGGTCGGCTCGCGCACGCTCTCCCGCTACTCGGGACTCGACCTGTCGCCGGCCACCATCCGCAACGTGATGGTCGATCTGGAGGCGCTCGGTTTCGTGGCCAGCCCGCACACCTCGGCCGGGCGCGTGCCCACGCCGCGGGGCTACCGGCTGTTCGTGGACACCATGCTCTCGGTGCGCCCGCTCGAAGAAGCCGTGCATCAACTGGCCTCCCAGGTCCAGAACCGCCTGCAGCCGGCCGGCCCGCAGCAACTGGTGGCCTCGGCCGCGCAGGTGCTCTCGAACCTGTCGCAGTTCGCGGGCGTGGTGCTGACGCCGCGCCGCAGCCAGACGTTCCGGCAAATCGAATTCCTGCGTCTTTCCGACAAGCGGGTGCTGCTGATCATCGTCACGCCCGAAGGCGATGTGCAGAATCGCATCATCCTGACCGAAAAAGATTATTCCCCGGCGCAACTGGTCGAGGCGGCGAACTATCTGAACGCGCACTTCGGCGGCCAGAGTTTCGACGATGTCCGCGCTTTCTTGCGCGGCGAGCTCGATGCCCTGCGCACCGACATGAGCGCACTGATGCAGGCCGCCGTCGAGGCGGGCAGCGACGCCATGGCCGACACCACGCGCGAGAGCGTACTGATCTCCGGCGAGCGCAACCTGCTGGGCGTGGAGGATCTGTCGTCGAACATGGAGCGGCTGCGCAAGCTCTTCGACGTCTTCGAGTCCAAGACGAGCCTGCTGCAACTGCTCGACGTGTCGAGCCGTGCGGAGGGCGTGCAGATCTTCATCGGGGGCGAGTCCAGCCTCGTGCCGATCGAGGAGATGACGGTCGTCACCGCGCCGTACGAAGTCGACGGCGAGGTCGTCGGCACGCTCGGCGTGATCGGCCCGACGCGCATGGCCTACGAGCGCGTGATCCCGATCGTCGACATCACGGCCAAACTCCTGTCGCACGCGCTCAGCCAGCACTGA
- the hemH gene encoding ferrochelatase, with product MRFDPEPISHGQTGKTAVLLINLGTPDEPRPAAVRRYLREFLSDPRVVEIPPLVWQPLLRLVILPLRSRQSAQKYATVWTREGSPLKVNTEYQTNALRALLHANDYDVVVDYAMRYGNPSIPDRIRALRQNGVERILVLPLYPQYSSSTTATASDAVFRVLGRLRNQPDVRTVRDYHDHPAYIEALRQQVEGYWQQHGRPDFAAGERLLLSFHGVPRRTLDLGDPYHDQCVRTARLLGAALGLDETTCRLTFQSRFGKAEWLQPYTAPTLEELGRGGTPRVDVFCPGFTSDCLETLEEINMEGRHAYLSAGGKAFHFIPCLNGASAWITALGEIAARHLQGWPVLSPEGAAEAAGAAVASTRQRQVAAVAAFDEAVAAAATAAQTQPGAGA from the coding sequence ATGCGCTTCGATCCCGAACCTATTTCGCATGGCCAGACCGGCAAGACGGCCGTTCTGTTGATCAACCTCGGCACACCGGACGAGCCGCGTCCTGCCGCCGTGCGCCGCTACCTGCGCGAGTTTCTGTCGGACCCGCGCGTCGTGGAAATCCCGCCGCTGGTGTGGCAACCGCTGCTTCGTCTGGTGATTCTGCCGTTGCGCTCGCGTCAGTCCGCGCAAAAGTACGCAACGGTGTGGACGCGTGAGGGCTCGCCCCTCAAGGTCAACACCGAATATCAGACGAACGCGTTGCGCGCGCTGCTGCATGCGAACGACTACGACGTCGTGGTCGACTACGCCATGCGCTACGGCAACCCGTCGATTCCCGATCGGATTCGCGCACTGCGCCAGAACGGCGTGGAGCGGATTCTCGTCCTGCCACTCTATCCGCAGTATTCGAGCAGCACGACGGCCACCGCCAGCGATGCCGTATTCCGCGTGCTCGGCCGCCTGCGCAACCAGCCGGACGTGCGCACGGTGCGCGATTATCACGATCACCCCGCCTATATCGAGGCGTTGCGTCAGCAAGTCGAGGGTTACTGGCAGCAGCACGGTCGCCCGGACTTCGCGGCGGGCGAGCGCCTGCTGTTGAGCTTTCACGGCGTGCCGCGCCGCACGCTCGATCTGGGCGACCCCTATCACGACCAATGCGTGCGCACGGCCCGTTTGCTGGGCGCCGCGCTCGGCCTAGACGAGACGACTTGCCGGCTTACGTTTCAGTCGCGCTTCGGCAAGGCCGAATGGCTTCAGCCGTACACCGCGCCGACGCTCGAGGAGCTGGGCCGGGGCGGGACGCCTCGCGTCGACGTGTTCTGTCCGGGTTTCACGTCCGACTGCCTCGAGACGCTCGAAGAAATCAATATGGAAGGCCGCCACGCCTACCTGTCCGCTGGTGGCAAGGCGTTCCATTTCATTCCTTGCCTGAACGGTGCGAGCGCGTGGATCACCGCGCTGGGCGAGATTGCGGCACGCCATCTGCAAGGTTGGCCGGTGCTCTCGCCCGAAGGGGCGGCCGAGGCGGCGGGAGCCGCCGTGGCCTCGACCCGGCAGCGTCAGGTGGCGGCGGTCGCGGCCTTCGATGAAGCGGTGGCGGCCGCGGCAACAGCGGCCCAAACCCAACCGGGGGCCGGGGCATGA
- a CDS encoding thioredoxin family protein → MAADLPGVAGVDGTAFEAFSMRELTSATFDEGLREAGDALAVVFFWGVDCFNCEVAKKTMLAQRDAIAALGLCWFHANVYADMALGKRFGLHGVPTFVFFREGKTLGRATGWHGLPQFRLAVAAARGKIAAAGGKTGLQKGA, encoded by the coding sequence ATGGCAGCCGATCTTCCGGGAGTGGCGGGTGTGGACGGCACGGCATTCGAGGCGTTTTCGATGCGCGAACTTACGTCGGCCACGTTCGACGAGGGCTTGCGCGAGGCGGGCGATGCGCTCGCCGTCGTGTTTTTCTGGGGCGTCGATTGCTTCAATTGCGAAGTCGCCAAGAAGACCATGCTCGCGCAGCGCGACGCCATCGCGGCGCTCGGGCTGTGCTGGTTCCACGCCAACGTGTATGCCGATATGGCGCTGGGCAAGCGCTTCGGGCTGCACGGTGTGCCCACCTTCGTCTTTTTCCGTGAGGGGAAGACGCTGGGCCGGGCGACCGGCTGGCATGGCCTGCCCCAGTTCCGGCTGGCGGTGGCCGCCGCACGCGGGAAGATCGCGGCGGCGGGCGGTAAAACCGGGTTGCAAAAAGGGGCTTGA
- a CDS encoding RNA-binding S4 domain-containing protein: MTVKVDDSAQAATRIDKWLWAARFFKTRSLATQAVDRGRVLCNEARVKPARDVRPGDLVSVDNGSTRWEVRVKAIAEVRGPASVAQSLYEETETSIRARAEERERRHLFQEPAAQMHGRPTKRDRRRLGGLGE; encoded by the coding sequence ATGACAGTCAAGGTCGACGATTCCGCCCAGGCCGCCACGCGCATCGACAAGTGGCTGTGGGCCGCGCGCTTTTTCAAGACACGCTCGCTCGCCACGCAGGCCGTCGACCGCGGTCGCGTCCTGTGCAACGAGGCTCGCGTCAAACCGGCGCGCGACGTCCGTCCGGGCGACCTCGTCTCGGTGGACAACGGCAGCACACGCTGGGAAGTCCGCGTGAAGGCCATCGCGGAAGTGCGTGGTCCGGCATCGGTCGCGCAATCGCTCTACGAAGAGACGGAGACAAGCATTCGCGCGCGCGCCGAAGAGCGTGAGCGCCGCCATCTTTTTCAGGAGCCGGCCGCGCAGATGCACGGCCGCCCGACCAAGCGGGATCGCCGCCGCCTGGGCGGCCTCGGCGAATAG
- the grpE gene encoding nucleotide exchange factor GrpE: MTEQQNTPDQPIPSQADAAPTDAAGANDALPSVEAQLLAAQAEAADFRDQLLRARAEVENIRRRAEEDVAKARKFAVESFAEGLLPVMDSLEAAAADKSGDVAKLQEGVALTLRQLVQALERGKVKVIDPAGAKFDPHQHQAISMVPAEQEPNTVVTVLQKGYLIADRVLRPALVTVAAAK; this comes from the coding sequence ATGACTGAACAGCAAAACACCCCCGATCAGCCGATTCCGTCCCAGGCCGACGCGGCCCCGACCGATGCTGCGGGCGCGAACGACGCGCTGCCCTCGGTCGAGGCGCAACTTCTGGCGGCACAGGCCGAAGCGGCGGATTTCCGCGACCAGTTGCTGCGCGCGCGCGCCGAAGTGGAGAATATCCGCCGTCGTGCGGAAGAGGACGTGGCCAAGGCCCGTAAATTCGCCGTCGAGAGTTTCGCCGAAGGCCTGCTGCCGGTAATGGACAGCCTGGAAGCCGCGGCCGCCGACAAGAGCGGCGACGTGGCGAAGTTGCAGGAAGGCGTGGCGCTGACCCTGCGTCAGCTCGTGCAGGCACTCGAGCGCGGCAAGGTGAAGGTCATCGACCCGGCCGGCGCGAAATTCGACCCGCATCAGCATCAGGCCATCTCGATGGTCCCGGCCGAGCAGGAGCCGAACACCGTCGTGACCGTGCTGCAAAAGGGTTACCTGATCGCCGACCGCGTGCTGCGCCCGGCCCTCGTGACCGTCGCCGCGGCCAAGTAA
- the recN gene encoding DNA repair protein RecN, translating to MLRSLSIRDFVIVDRLDLEFSAGFTVFSGETGAGKSILIDALALAMGERGDASMVRTGQSRADITAEFAADASARPDLEAWLQAQALSLEEHGGVLLRRVLDTSGRSRAFVNGTPATLAQLRELGEMLVDIHGQHAHQQLLRPDAQRRLLDSHAGATALAADAAAAHREWRRLVKRCEEAHGRDRELQLERERLEWQTAELDKLAPQEGEWDEVSAEHRRLSHAASLINGVQGALDVLAEADGAIVPSLGHVVHQIRELAEIDAGLADTLAALEPAEIQLREAVHSLTHYAQRIDLDPERLAVVEQRLDALHSAARKFRVTPEQLPAELAERRAQLDELTASQDTAAMQAAADAAHATYLKLAKALSKARAQAAASLSREVTRAMQDLSMPGGRFDVALSPVAEPQSFGLETVEFLVAGHPGVPTRPLAKVASGGELARISLALQVIASSASLTPTLIFDEVDSGIGGAVAEVVGRLLRELGQGRQVLCVTHLPQVAALGHQHLRVKKRSDGDTTMSEIEPLGRTERVEEIARMLGGVEITATTRKHAREMLAL from the coding sequence ATGCTACGCAGTCTCTCGATTCGCGATTTCGTGATCGTCGATCGCCTCGATCTGGAATTCTCCGCCGGCTTCACCGTGTTTTCGGGGGAGACCGGCGCGGGCAAATCGATCCTGATCGACGCGCTGGCGCTGGCGATGGGCGAGCGCGGCGACGCCAGCATGGTGCGCACGGGGCAATCCCGTGCCGACATCACCGCCGAGTTCGCCGCCGACGCCTCGGCCCGCCCCGATCTCGAAGCCTGGTTGCAGGCGCAGGCGCTCTCGCTCGAAGAGCATGGCGGCGTGCTGCTGCGCCGCGTGCTCGACACGAGCGGGCGCTCGCGCGCCTTCGTCAACGGCACCCCCGCCACGCTGGCGCAACTGCGCGAACTCGGGGAGATGCTGGTCGACATTCACGGCCAGCACGCCCATCAGCAACTGCTGCGCCCCGACGCGCAGCGCCGCCTGCTCGATTCGCATGCGGGCGCCACCGCGCTCGCCGCCGACGCGGCCGCGGCGCACAGGGAATGGCGCCGCCTCGTGAAGCGTTGCGAGGAAGCGCACGGGCGCGATCGCGAACTGCAGTTGGAGCGCGAGCGCCTCGAGTGGCAGACCGCCGAGCTCGACAAGCTCGCGCCGCAGGAAGGCGAGTGGGACGAGGTGAGCGCCGAACATCGCCGCCTGTCGCATGCCGCCAGCCTCATCAACGGCGTGCAGGGCGCGCTTGACGTACTCGCCGAGGCCGACGGCGCCATCGTGCCTTCGCTCGGCCATGTCGTGCATCAGATTCGCGAGCTGGCGGAGATCGACGCCGGGCTCGCCGACACCCTCGCCGCGCTCGAGCCCGCGGAGATCCAGCTTCGCGAAGCCGTGCATTCGCTCACGCACTATGCACAGCGTATCGACCTCGACCCGGAGCGTCTGGCCGTGGTCGAGCAGCGTCTCGATGCCCTGCACTCGGCCGCCCGCAAGTTCCGCGTGACACCGGAGCAGCTGCCGGCCGAGCTCGCCGAGCGGCGCGCGCAACTCGACGAGCTCACGGCGTCGCAGGACACTGCCGCGATGCAGGCGGCCGCCGACGCCGCCCACGCCACCTATCTCAAGCTGGCCAAGGCGTTGTCGAAGGCCCGCGCGCAAGCCGCGGCGTCGCTCTCGCGCGAAGTCACGCGGGCGATGCAGGACCTCTCGATGCCGGGGGGCCGCTTCGACGTGGCGCTGAGCCCGGTCGCCGAGCCGCAATCCTTCGGTCTGGAAACGGTCGAGTTTCTGGTCGCCGGGCACCCGGGCGTACCGACGCGGCCGCTGGCCAAGGTCGCCTCGGGCGGCGAACTCGCTCGCATCAGCCTGGCGCTGCAAGTGATCGCGAGCAGCGCCAGCCTCACGCCGACGCTGATTTTCGATGAAGTCGATTCGGGCATCGGCGGCGCCGTCGCCGAAGTCGTCGGCCGTCTGCTGCGGGAGCTGGGTCAGGGACGGCAGGTGCTGTGCGTGACCCATCTGCCCCAGGTGGCCGCCCTCGGCCATCAGCATCTGCGGGTGAAGAAGCGCAGCGACGGCGATACGACGATGAGCGAAATCGAGCCGCTCGGCCGTACGGAACGCGTCGAGGAAATTGCGCGCATGCTCGGCGGCGTCGAGATCACGGCGACCACGCGTAAGCACGCGCGCGAGATGCTTGCGCTCTGA
- the dnaK gene encoding molecular chaperone DnaK, whose amino-acid sequence MGKIIGIDLGTTNSCVAVMEGNQVKIIENAEGARTTPSIIAYMDDGEILVGAPAKRQAVTNPKNTLYAVKRLIGRRFEEKEVQKDIGLMPYKIVKADNGDAWVEARDQKLAPPQISAEVLRKMKKTAEDYLGEPVTEAVITVPAYFNDSQRQATKDAGRIAGLEVKRIINEPTAAALAFGLDKKEGGDRKIAVYDLGGGTFDISIIEIADVDGEHQFEVLSTNGDTFLGGEDFDQRIIDYIIGEFKKEQGVDLSKDVLALQRLKEAAEKAKIELSSSQQTEINLPYITADASGPKHLNLKVTRAKLEALVEDLIERTIEPCRLAIKDAGVKVSDIDDVILVGGMTRMPKVQEKVKEFFGKDPRKDVNPDEAVAAGASIQGSVLSGDRKDVLLLDVTPLSLGIETLGGVMTKMITKNTTIPTKHSQVFSTADDNQPAVTIKVYQGEREMAAGNKSLGEFNLEGIPPAARGTPQIEVTFDIDANGILHVGAKDKATGKENKITIKANSGLSDAEIEKMVKDAELNAEEDKKARELADARNQGDALVHSTRKALTEYGDKIEASEKEAIESAITALEGALRGSDKADIDAKVEALGTASQKLGEKMYADMQAQAGAAGAEQAKPHDDNVVDAEVKDVTDKK is encoded by the coding sequence ATGGGCAAAATCATCGGTATTGACTTGGGCACCACCAACTCGTGCGTTGCCGTGATGGAAGGCAACCAGGTCAAGATCATCGAAAACGCGGAAGGTGCACGCACCACGCCGTCGATCATCGCTTACATGGACGACGGCGAGATTCTCGTCGGCGCCCCGGCGAAGCGCCAGGCGGTGACCAATCCGAAAAACACGCTGTACGCCGTCAAGCGCCTGATCGGCCGCCGCTTCGAAGAAAAGGAAGTGCAGAAGGACATCGGCCTGATGCCGTACAAGATCGTCAAGGCCGACAACGGCGACGCCTGGGTGGAAGCGCGCGACCAGAAGCTGGCCCCGCCGCAGATTTCCGCCGAAGTGCTGCGCAAGATGAAGAAGACCGCCGAGGACTACCTGGGCGAGCCGGTCACGGAAGCCGTGATCACGGTGCCGGCCTACTTCAACGACAGCCAGCGTCAGGCCACGAAGGACGCCGGCCGCATCGCCGGTCTGGAAGTCAAGCGCATCATCAACGAGCCGACCGCTGCCGCACTGGCTTTCGGTCTGGACAAGAAGGAAGGCGGCGACCGCAAGATCGCGGTGTATGACCTGGGTGGCGGCACGTTCGACATCTCGATCATCGAAATCGCGGATGTGGACGGCGAACACCAGTTCGAAGTGCTGTCGACCAACGGCGACACGTTCCTGGGCGGCGAAGACTTCGATCAGCGCATCATCGACTACATCATCGGCGAGTTCAAGAAGGAACAGGGCGTCGATCTGTCGAAGGACGTGCTCGCGCTGCAGCGCCTGAAGGAAGCCGCGGAAAAGGCGAAGATCGAACTGTCGTCGAGCCAGCAGACCGAAATCAACCTGCCGTACATCACGGCCGATGCATCGGGTCCGAAGCACTTGAACCTGAAGGTCACGCGCGCCAAGCTCGAAGCCCTGGTCGAAGACCTGATCGAGCGTACGATCGAGCCCTGCCGTCTGGCCATCAAGGATGCCGGCGTGAAGGTGAGCGACATCGACGACGTGATCCTGGTCGGCGGCATGACGCGCATGCCGAAGGTGCAGGAGAAGGTCAAGGAGTTCTTCGGCAAGGATCCGCGCAAGGATGTGAACCCGGACGAAGCCGTGGCGGCCGGTGCCTCGATTCAGGGCTCGGTGCTCTCGGGCGACCGCAAGGACGTGCTGCTGCTCGACGTGACCCCGCTCTCGCTCGGTATCGAAACGCTGGGCGGCGTGATGACGAAGATGATCACGAAGAACACCACGATCCCGACGAAGCACTCGCAGGTGTTCTCGACGGCCGACGACAACCAGCCGGCCGTGACGATCAAGGTGTATCAGGGCGAGCGCGAGATGGCCGCCGGCAACAAGTCGCTGGGCGAGTTCAACCTCGAAGGCATTCCGCCGGCAGCACGCGGCACGCCGCAGATCGAAGTGACCTTCGACATCGACGCCAACGGTATTCTGCACGTGGGTGCGAAGGACAAGGCGACGGGCAAGGAAAACAAGATCACCATCAAGGCGAACTCGGGTCTTTCGGATGCCGAGATCGAAAAGATGGTGAAGGACGCCGAGCTCAACGCCGAGGAAGACAAGAAGGCGCGTGAGCTGGCCGATGCCCGCAACCAGGGCGACGCGCTCGTGCACAGCACCCGCAAGGCGCTGACCGAGTACGGCGACAAGATCGAAGCGTCGGAGAAGGAAGCCATCGAATCGGCCATCACGGCGCTCGAAGGCGCCCTGCGCGGTTCGGACAAGGCGGACATCGACGCCAAGGTCGAAGCGCTGGGTACGGCAAGCCAGAAGCTCGGCGAGAAGATGTATGCCGACATGCAGGCGCAAGCCGGCGCCGCTGGCGCCGAGCAAGCCAAGCCGCATGACGACAACGTCGTCGACGCCGAGGTGAAGGACGTCACCGACAAGAAGTAA
- a CDS encoding NAD kinase: protein MKTGSPFKTVALVGKYHADGVAEPLLTLAACIAQRGHHVVFERDTAHNIGADAGRYDTLDILEIGTKADVAVVVGGDGTMLGVGRQLAASKVPLIGVNHGRVGFITDIPLDEMRQVVPAMLEGHFEAEQRTLLAARIERDGKTLYDTLAFNDVVVNRSGISGMVELRVDVDGRFMYKQRSDGLIVATPTGSTAYALSATGPILHPRLGGVVLVPIAPHALSNRPIVLPDSSNIVITITGGREVGANFDMQSFAELRQGDRILVSRSEHQVTFLHPVGYNYYATLRRKLHWNEHISDEDTPQN, encoded by the coding sequence ATGAAAACAGGGAGCCCTTTCAAGACCGTGGCGCTCGTCGGGAAGTACCATGCCGACGGCGTTGCCGAGCCATTGCTCACACTCGCGGCGTGCATTGCCCAGCGCGGGCATCATGTCGTGTTCGAGCGCGATACCGCACATAACATCGGCGCCGACGCCGGCCGTTACGACACGCTCGACATCCTCGAAATCGGTACGAAGGCCGATGTGGCCGTCGTGGTGGGCGGCGACGGGACGATGCTCGGCGTCGGCCGGCAGCTCGCCGCCTCGAAGGTGCCGCTCATCGGCGTGAACCACGGGCGCGTCGGCTTCATCACCGATATTCCGCTCGACGAGATGCGCCAGGTCGTGCCGGCCATGCTCGAAGGGCATTTCGAAGCGGAGCAACGCACATTGCTCGCCGCGCGCATCGAGCGCGACGGCAAGACGCTCTACGACACCCTTGCCTTCAACGACGTGGTCGTGAACCGCTCGGGCATCTCGGGCATGGTCGAGCTGCGCGTGGACGTCGACGGCCGCTTCATGTACAAGCAGCGCTCGGACGGCCTCATCGTGGCCACTCCGACCGGCTCGACAGCCTATGCGCTCTCGGCCACCGGGCCGATTCTGCATCCGCGCCTGGGCGGCGTGGTGCTCGTGCCGATCGCGCCGCACGCGCTGTCGAACCGTCCGATCGTGCTGCCCGACTCCAGCAACATCGTCATCACGATCACGGGCGGGCGCGAGGTCGGCGCCAACTTCGACATGCAGTCGTTTGCCGAACTGCGTCAGGGCGATCGGATCCTGGTGAGCCGCTCCGAGCATCAGGTGACGTTCCTGCACCCGGTCGGCTACAACTACTACGCCACGCTGCGCCGCAAGCTGCACTGGAACGAGCATATCTCCGACGAAGATACGCCGCAGAACTGA
- a CDS encoding DUF6600 domain-containing protein has protein sequence MKPLISWRTMVRYLGVGLALGAMGAAGIPAFAQAQSADPPGRVARLNEFAGTVTYAPAGTSDWRYANRNRPLTTGDAVWVDRNSSAEMHVGGTAVRIGASTSVALSAVTDQNVQLNVTQGTLGVRLRGYDPNQPYEIDTPNLAFVPQQAGEYRVDVDPNGVTTVSVWRGAGTAYGQGASVPLQQGQRVAFVGQNLTQQPTGPLVADAFDQWVRERDAREDASVSARYVPRDMTGFESLDDYGEWQETASYGAVWVPSNVPSGWAPYRTGHWVWVDPWGWTWVDEAPWGFAPYHYGRWAYVDARWCWVPGPVAVRPVYAPALVGWVGGSGGGNAWGVSFAAGGVGLAWFALGPHDPYRPAYHASSTYITNINRSTVIKTTNTTNITNINVNNMYVNRNVRGAVSTMPAQAFVQGRPVGAPVALAAPRSGQAWRVANTPGVAPVRQSLVGNSRPAAGTPPAGVFNRQVLATRAPAVRAMTSRELTSTLHAVPNAGGAPLAFGPNAGQGGRSHPAGPANAGNGSLQSRVQPRVTVVSTRGPVGAPIGINGTNGVNATNGATGANRATTPTPAQPALGPAGAAPAHGGLPPTGAMPPAHGAPGVPGQPGAPGHPGVPGLPGAPGVPGEPGAPGVPGQPGAVRQGFDRNRPGQVGQQAQEPARGVPHPPGGAVPAQPSQPSIRGEVPQGVQQPGHDAAQRDMQMRRQSTQSPGGAAEARGAATPQRPAPNTPTEAEPGRRPQQWQSRPEPFVPQGQPTPQVRPQLQPPPERTQPRPEPQAAPHPPPQERPHPQPAPRENRPEGARAPAHDDHPAAEHRPSHKDEHAHG, from the coding sequence ATGAAACCCCTCATTTCCTGGCGGACGATGGTTCGCTATCTAGGCGTTGGGCTTGCGCTGGGTGCGATGGGCGCGGCCGGCATCCCGGCGTTTGCGCAGGCACAGAGCGCCGATCCCCCTGGGCGGGTCGCCCGCCTGAACGAATTCGCTGGCACCGTGACTTACGCCCCGGCAGGCACCAGCGACTGGCGCTATGCCAACCGCAACCGGCCGCTTACCACCGGCGACGCCGTCTGGGTCGACCGCAACAGCAGCGCGGAAATGCACGTGGGCGGCACGGCCGTGCGCATTGGCGCTTCCACCAGCGTCGCGCTGTCGGCCGTCACCGATCAGAATGTGCAACTGAACGTAACGCAGGGCACGCTCGGCGTGCGTCTTCGCGGCTACGACCCGAATCAACCTTACGAGATCGATACGCCGAACCTGGCGTTCGTGCCGCAACAGGCTGGCGAGTACCGCGTCGACGTCGATCCGAACGGCGTGACGACGGTCAGCGTCTGGCGTGGGGCCGGCACGGCGTACGGGCAGGGCGCGTCGGTGCCGTTGCAGCAGGGGCAGCGCGTGGCCTTCGTTGGCCAGAATTTGACGCAGCAGCCGACTGGCCCGCTGGTCGCGGACGCCTTCGATCAATGGGTGCGCGAGCGCGATGCCAGGGAAGACGCGTCCGTCTCCGCGCGCTACGTGCCGCGCGACATGACCGGCTTCGAAAGCCTGGACGACTACGGCGAATGGCAGGAAACCGCGAGCTACGGTGCCGTGTGGGTGCCATCGAACGTCCCTTCGGGCTGGGCGCCGTATCGCACGGGGCACTGGGTCTGGGTCGACCCGTGGGGTTGGACGTGGGTCGACGAAGCGCCGTGGGGCTTCGCGCCGTATCACTACGGCCGCTGGGCCTATGTGGACGCGCGCTGGTGTTGGGTGCCGGGGCCGGTCGCGGTTCGCCCGGTCTACGCGCCGGCGCTGGTCGGCTGGGTGGGGGGCAGCGGCGGCGGCAACGCGTGGGGTGTGTCGTTCGCGGCGGGCGGCGTCGGTCTCGCCTGGTTCGCACTCGGCCCGCACGATCCGTACCGCCCTGCCTATCACGCCAGTTCGACGTACATCACCAACATCAATCGCTCGACGGTAATCAAAACGACCAACACCACCAATATCACCAACATCAACGTCAATAACATGTACGTGAATCGGAACGTGCGCGGCGCGGTGTCGACGATGCCGGCACAGGCGTTCGTGCAGGGGCGTCCGGTGGGCGCGCCGGTGGCGCTGGCCGCGCCGCGTTCCGGCCAGGCCTGGCGTGTGGCCAATACCCCGGGCGTGGCGCCGGTGCGGCAAAGCCTCGTCGGCAATAGCCGTCCGGCCGCCGGGACGCCGCCGGCCGGGGTGTTCAACCGTCAGGTGCTCGCGACGCGCGCGCCGGCGGTTCGTGCGATGACGTCGCGCGAGTTGACGAGCACCCTGCACGCCGTTCCCAACGCTGGCGGCGCGCCGTTGGCGTTCGGTCCGAACGCGGGACAGGGAGGGCGGAGCCATCCCGCGGGCCCGGCCAACGCCGGAAACGGCAGTTTGCAGTCCCGCGTGCAACCTCGCGTGACCGTGGTCAGTACCCGCGGCCCGGTGGGTGCGCCGATAGGGATCAATGGGACAAATGGGGTCAATGCGACAAACGGGGCGACCGGTGCAAACCGTGCAACGACGCCCACGCCCGCGCAGCCCGCCCTGGGGCCCGCCGGCGCGGCGCCCGCCCACGGCGGTTTGCCGCCGACAGGGGCCATGCCGCCCGCGCATGGCGCCCCCGGAGTGCCGGGCCAACCGGGGGCCCCCGGCCATCCAGGCGTCCCGGGCCTACCCGGCGCACCAGGCGTTCCCGGAGAGCCGGGCGCGCCTGGTGTACCGGGGCAGCCGGGCGCTGTGCGTCAGGGTTTCGATCGGAATCGCCCGGGACAGGTCGGGCAGCAGGCACAGGAGCCGGCACGCGGGGTGCCGCATCCACCGGGAGGCGCTGTCCCGGCGCAACCCTCGCAACCCTCAATACGCGGCGAAGTGCCGCAGGGCGTGCAGCAACCGGGGCACGACGCCGCACAGCGCGACATGCAGATGCGCCGCCAATCGACACAATCGCCGGGGGGAGCCGCCGAGGCACGCGGCGCTGCGACGCCGCAGCGTCCGGCGCCGAACACGCCGACCGAAGCGGAGCCCGGGCGTCGTCCGCAGCAGTGGCAGTCGCGCCCCGAACCCTTTGTGCCGCAAGGGCAGCCGACGCCGCAGGTGCGGCCGCAACTGCAACCGCCGCCCGAGCGCACGCAGCCCCGCCCGGAACCGCAGGCCGCCCCGCATCCGCCGCCGCAGGAGCGTCCGCACCCGCAGCCGGCGCCTCGGGAGAATCGGCCGGAGGGCGCACGTGCGCCGGCGCATGACGACCATCCGGCCGCCGAGCACCGGCCGTCGCACAAAGACGAGCATGCGCACGGCTGA